The Pocillopora verrucosa isolate sample1 chromosome 14, ASM3666991v2, whole genome shotgun sequence genome has a segment encoding these proteins:
- the LOC131787638 gene encoding uncharacterized protein, with the protein MDWATTVSESSQRRLSSSDVLEQPSALGFGFTDYRTNADEIWQEVAKRYKEIIEKDIKLRNSSQTMASFKVTSLQTEQQTHSATYPLAQCPQAQPVDNEEQFHHSVVMHQKEKKDIETFPKIVKVFSLKPSLPVQIFRDHVTIVISPKEATAQPLFGKSWENEPCEQIEKETFNSSANNEGGKIQTYYDNKCVPNFQCTGISRRKSSRDTNFLRNQHIFGMADIDTMQLGEKDVQSGSLSGRTFMEEWFQIPCNSTPEKNPFSKNERVNEAEVMVNARKKNVSEQELSNIDANKKRKRRKRRAIFQQAKTRRSKKRRLINDIKTIDQSLIGEEFKSDTVNQACSQVEYCGSFKDTETEMTETTAGTQGRSEKDTQESFQDSLAVFNGEPVPGETGVISKEPAGSSKGNGYFPSGTISSLPGIDIHQNRILHLKEKLAQQEQELKNLKRKKEFEGVLTEEAEEEWFEPKDMKDTESLGDNEVRDVSLKQDTKIWSDGKEIEEAVNMGEMDDLKNAFQKVIKSFSRTLDGKLYSTRRVPYYAHLPTRNYAVGVDNKRFSTGITNQLIPGDFDSQEEFLFQLGLLRIY; encoded by the coding sequence GACAAATGCTGATGAAATCTGGCAGGAGGTTGCCAAACGATATAAGGAAATAATCGAAAAGGATATCAAACTGCGAAATTCCAGTCAAACTATGGCATCATTCAAGGTTACGTCCTTGCAAACAGAACAACAGACACACTCGGCAACATATCCGTTGGCCCAGTGTCCTCAAGCACAGCCAGTGGATAATGAAGAACAATTTCACCATTCAGTTGTCATGcatcaaaaggagaagaaagataTTGAAACGTTTCCCAAAATTGTTAAAGTATTTAGCTTAAAACCCTCATTACCTGTGCAAATTTTCCGAGATCATGTGACCATAGTCATCTCACCAAAGGAGGCAACTGCCCAACCCCTTTTTGGAAAGTCATGGGAGAATGAACCATGCGAGCAAATTGAGAAGGAGACCTTTAACAGCAGCGCAAACAATGAAGGAGGCAAAATTCAGACTTATTATGACAATAAATGTGTACCAAATTTTCAGTGTACTGGTATTAGCAGGCGAAAAAGTTCGCGTGATACCAATTTTTTAAGGAACCAGCATATATTTGGTATGGCAGACATTGATACAATGCAACTTGGAGAGAAGGACGTCCAAAGTGGTAGCTTGTCAGGAAGAACCTTCATGGAAGAGTGGTTCCAAATACCTTGCAACTCTACACCcgaaaaaaaccctttttcgAAGAATGAAAGAGTTAATGAGGCGGAAGTAATGGTCaatgcgagaaaaaaaaacgtctcGGAGCAAGAACTAAGTAATATCGATGCtaataagaaaaggaaaagaaggaaaaggaggGCCATTTTTCAGCAGGCCAAGACAAGGAGGAGCAAAAAGAGGCGTTTAATTAATGATATCAAGACTATCGATCAATCTTTGATAGGTGAAGAATTCAAAAGCGATACTGTGAACCAAGCATGTTCTCAGGTTGAATACTGTGGCTCATTTAAGGATACAGAAACAGAAATGACGGAGACCACTGCTGGAACACAAGGAAGGTCTGAGAAAGATACTCAGGAATCCTTTCAGGATTCTCTGGCAGTTTTTAATGGGGAACCCGTCCCCGGTGAGACGGGGGTGATTTCAAAGGAGCCAGCAGGAAGCAGTAAGGGTAATGGTTATTTCCCGTCAGGTACGATTTCTTCCTTACCTGGTATTGACATTCATCAAAATAGAATTCTTCatcttaaagaaaaacttgCACAGCAGGAACAGGAACTTAAGAATCTTAAGCGCAAAAAAGAGTTTGAAGGTGTACTAACAGAAGAAGCTGAGGAAGAATGGTTTGAGCCAAAAGACATGAAAGACACAGAGTCTCTGGGAGACAACGAAGTGCGTGATGTAAGCCTTAAGCAAGACACAAAGATCTGGTCCGATGGAAAAGAAATCGAAGAGGCTGTTAATATGGGCGAAATGGATGATCTAAAGAACGCGTTTCAGAAGGTGATCAAATCATTCAGTAGAACCTTAGATGGCAAATTGTATTCCACCAGAAGAGTTCCATACTACGCTCACCTCCCGACAAGGAATTATGCGGTAGGCGTCGATAACAAACGTTTTTCTACTGGCATCACCAACCAATTGATACCCGGGGATTTTGATAGTCAGGAAGAGTTCTTGTTTCAGCTAGGTTTGCTGAGAATCTACTAG